A genome region from Vibrio tapetis subsp. tapetis includes the following:
- a CDS encoding TRAP transporter substrate-binding protein produces MNLINQSVKRVLKTVLVVATTSIAMLSLNAQAADKVYRLKLAETWGPNFPVFGDATKNMAAMAEKMSNGRLKIRIDSANKHKAPLGVFDMVKSGQYDMGHSGSYYWKGKVPNTLYFTSMPFGMTPAEQYAWFYHGGGMELMDQVYSPHNLLSFPGGNTDIQMGGWFQKEINSVEDLKGLKMRIPGFAGEILAELGAKPTNIAPGELYTSLERRTIDALEWVGPSLDLRMGFHKIAPYYYTGWHEPGSELQFLVNKRTWNKLPEDLREILRVAMRTAAYDMYTQATHESGKNWVSMKTEYPDVQVKNFPPSVMSALKEANDRLLTKHAEKDDLAKEIQKSQADYLQQVRSWTDISHRAYLNSQAK; encoded by the coding sequence ATGAACTTGATTAACCAATCAGTAAAACGAGTGCTGAAAACAGTACTGGTTGTTGCGACAACAAGCATTGCGATGCTTTCCTTAAATGCTCAAGCCGCGGATAAAGTATATCGTTTGAAGTTGGCCGAAACATGGGGACCAAACTTCCCTGTTTTTGGTGATGCCACTAAAAACATGGCTGCAATGGCTGAAAAAATGTCGAATGGTCGTTTGAAAATTCGTATTGATTCAGCGAACAAGCATAAAGCGCCATTGGGTGTTTTCGACATGGTAAAGTCTGGTCAATATGATATGGGCCATTCAGGTTCGTACTATTGGAAAGGTAAAGTGCCTAACACCCTTTACTTTACCTCAATGCCCTTTGGTATGACGCCAGCAGAGCAATACGCGTGGTTCTACCACGGTGGTGGTATGGAATTGATGGATCAAGTTTACTCGCCTCACAATCTTTTATCCTTTCCTGGCGGTAATACAGACATCCAAATGGGCGGCTGGTTTCAAAAAGAAATCAACAGCGTAGAAGACCTTAAAGGGTTGAAAATGCGTATCCCTGGTTTTGCTGGCGAGATCCTAGCGGAGCTCGGCGCGAAACCAACCAACATTGCACCGGGCGAGCTATACACGTCACTAGAGCGACGCACGATTGACGCACTAGAGTGGGTAGGTCCATCGCTAGATTTGCGTATGGGATTCCATAAAATCGCGCCTTACTACTACACAGGTTGGCATGAGCCGGGTTCAGAGCTTCAGTTTCTTGTGAACAAGCGTACGTGGAACAAATTGCCAGAAGATTTACGTGAAATCTTACGTGTAGCAATGCGTACCGCAGCTTACGATATGTACACACAAGCGACCCACGAAAGTGGTAAAAACTGGGTTTCAATGAAAACGGAATACCCTGACGTGCAAGTGAAAAACTTCCCACCGTCTGTTATGTCAGCATTAAAAGAAGCGAACGATCGTTTACTTACCAAGCATGCTGAAAAAGACGACTTAGCAAAAGAGATCCAAAAATCTCAAGCGGATTACTTACAACAAGTACGTTCGTGGACGGATATTTCTCATAGAGCTTATCTAAACAGCCAAGCGAAATAA
- a CDS encoding class I SAM-dependent methyltransferase, translating into MNKDALSQLWPLLEEALEQAPNELRRLFHGRGQCYEGLEQMTIDWLQGQLVVHIFKPAGDDFLVELNNGLLALTESTAWSAKMGRAILVQHRYLEGSPFETVFGVPELKPVVEELGLKYQLELGKNQNFGLFLDMRLGREWVGERSKQKKVLNLFSYTCGFSVAAVAGGADQVVNVDMAKGALSRGRENHRLNGHNTNQVAFLGHDIFKSWGKIKKYGPYDLIIIDPPSFQKGSFALTKDYQKILRRLPDLLEQGGEVLACVNAPSVTPDFLIDSMKEEAPALTFQYRLDNPLEFKDSDPNSSLKALVFS; encoded by the coding sequence ATGAATAAAGACGCGTTATCCCAACTTTGGCCGCTTCTAGAAGAAGCACTAGAACAAGCACCTAATGAATTACGTCGATTATTTCACGGTCGTGGTCAATGTTATGAAGGCTTAGAACAAATGACGATCGATTGGCTACAAGGTCAGTTGGTTGTGCATATATTTAAGCCTGCTGGCGACGATTTTTTAGTGGAGCTTAATAACGGTTTATTGGCTCTAACAGAAAGCACGGCTTGGAGCGCTAAAATGGGTCGCGCTATTTTGGTACAACACCGTTACCTTGAAGGTTCGCCATTTGAAACTGTTTTTGGTGTGCCAGAGCTAAAACCAGTCGTTGAAGAGCTGGGTTTGAAATACCAACTTGAGCTAGGTAAAAACCAGAACTTTGGCCTGTTTCTAGACATGCGTTTAGGCCGTGAGTGGGTGGGTGAGCGTTCAAAGCAAAAGAAAGTTCTGAACCTGTTCTCTTACACATGTGGTTTTTCTGTTGCTGCCGTAGCGGGGGGCGCTGATCAAGTTGTTAATGTTGATATGGCAAAAGGGGCGTTAAGTCGCGGTCGAGAGAATCATCGTTTAAATGGCCACAATACCAATCAAGTTGCGTTTCTAGGGCATGATATTTTTAAATCTTGGGGCAAGATTAAAAAATATGGACCGTACGATTTGATCATTATCGATCCGCCATCTTTCCAAAAAGGCAGTTTTGCATTGACTAAGGACTACCAAAAAATCCTCCGTCGATTACCCGATCTATTAGAGCAAGGTGGTGAGGTGTTGGCTTGTGTAAATGCACCAAGCGTGACACCGGATTTCCTGATTGATTCGATGAAAGAAGAAGCCCCAGCGCTGACCTTCCAATATCGTCTTGATAACCCGCTCGAGTTTAAAGATAGCGATCCAAACTCGTCATTAAAGGCGCTTGTTTTTAGCTAA
- a CDS encoding TIGR01621 family pseudouridine synthase, with translation MFDILFTHPDFYIINKHPGVSVHKDDGDTSLLIEVAKHTGDAKLYLVHRLDKMTSGMLILGRHSNAARDLSALFSERKISKFYLTLGAKKPKKKQGLVSGDMERSRRASWKLLTTKVNPAVTQFFSVAGENGERVFLCKPHTGKTHQIRVALKSVGSAIVGDDIYNAGNKADRGYLHAYALRFEYHGETFEYVCNPAEISNLGQKWSSEAVKQALLEWQTPWQLAWPAIK, from the coding sequence ATGTTCGATATCTTGTTTACCCATCCTGATTTTTACATCATCAATAAACACCCTGGTGTTAGTGTTCACAAGGACGATGGCGACACGTCTTTATTGATCGAAGTGGCGAAGCACACCGGTGATGCAAAGTTATACTTGGTACATCGTTTAGATAAGATGACATCAGGCATGCTGATTTTAGGCCGACATAGCAACGCTGCTCGCGACTTATCAGCGCTATTTTCAGAAAGAAAAATCAGTAAATTCTATCTCACTCTGGGTGCTAAGAAGCCTAAGAAGAAGCAGGGCTTGGTAAGTGGCGACATGGAACGTTCTCGACGCGCAAGTTGGAAGCTACTGACGACCAAAGTTAACCCAGCAGTGACACAGTTTTTTTCTGTAGCAGGGGAAAATGGCGAGCGCGTATTTCTCTGTAAACCCCATACTGGAAAAACACACCAGATACGCGTAGCGTTAAAGTCTGTAGGCTCTGCCATTGTTGGTGATGATATCTACAATGCGGGTAATAAAGCAGACCGGGGTTACTTGCATGCTTATGCCTTACGATTTGAATATCATGGCGAAACATTCGAATATGTATGTAACCCGGCCGAAATTTCAAACCTTGGTCAGAAATGGTCAAGTGAAGCTGTTAAACAAGCGTTGTTAGAATGGCAAACTCCTTGGCAACTCGCATGGCCTGCAATTAAATGA
- a CDS encoding sodium-dependent transporter, which translates to MATSSRGQFSSKLGFIMAAAGSAVGLGNIWGFPTQAASNGGAVFLLTYLVMVFILACPMLIAELTIGRYGQSNPIQSLKAIWPNGKLGAVLLGVTAMVTVSLILSFYAIIAGWLIGEFAGSAFDMIGLNSAATWITSFGLERNLLLMVLFMALTMYVVRAGVANGIERWSTRLMPALLLLFGLMITYILFQEGAIEGLKMYLVPDFSHFDADLLVSAMGQAFFSLSLGVGTMMVYGSYLQKDTNIPKTAIQVALVDTGIAFGAGLLVLPAMFVAKHNGVEIFSAAGELLSSDTLVFAVLPAMFDTMGGLGILASMLFFALMMIAALTSSISMLEVPVACAIEELKQKRNIAVLWIGAIITVVSGLIVFNFGALFGLVIEITTVYAQPILGMLYALLVGWVWHRNQVLEELKQGNPEIENSWFWKIWPTYVRVVCPLMMLLVFFA; encoded by the coding sequence ATGGCAACTAGTTCTCGAGGTCAGTTCTCTTCTAAACTGGGCTTCATTATGGCAGCGGCAGGTTCTGCGGTTGGTCTAGGAAATATTTGGGGGTTCCCAACTCAAGCAGCAAGCAATGGCGGCGCAGTATTCCTTCTCACCTACCTAGTTATGGTGTTCATTTTAGCTTGCCCAATGCTTATTGCTGAATTGACGATTGGTCGATACGGTCAATCTAACCCAATCCAGTCTCTTAAAGCGATCTGGCCGAATGGGAAGTTAGGAGCGGTGTTATTGGGCGTTACCGCGATGGTGACGGTGTCATTAATTCTAAGCTTTTACGCCATTATCGCGGGCTGGCTGATTGGCGAGTTTGCAGGCAGCGCCTTTGACATGATCGGGCTCAATAGTGCCGCTACGTGGATAACCAGTTTTGGTCTTGAGCGTAACCTGTTGCTGATGGTTCTGTTTATGGCTCTGACCATGTACGTTGTACGAGCCGGTGTTGCCAATGGTATTGAACGCTGGTCTACTCGTTTGATGCCAGCTTTGTTATTGCTATTTGGTTTGATGATCACATACATCCTATTTCAAGAGGGTGCGATTGAAGGCCTAAAAATGTATCTTGTACCTGATTTTTCTCATTTTGATGCGGATCTTCTCGTCAGTGCAATGGGGCAAGCGTTCTTCTCGTTGTCGCTAGGCGTCGGCACCATGATGGTGTACGGTTCTTATCTGCAAAAGGATACCAATATTCCGAAAACGGCCATTCAAGTTGCGCTGGTTGATACCGGTATTGCTTTTGGTGCAGGACTATTAGTATTGCCAGCAATGTTTGTTGCAAAACATAACGGGGTCGAAATTTTTTCTGCCGCCGGAGAGTTGCTAAGTTCAGATACGTTAGTATTCGCTGTGCTTCCAGCCATGTTCGATACCATGGGCGGCCTTGGTATTTTGGCGAGCATGTTATTTTTTGCATTAATGATGATTGCGGCGCTCACTTCTTCTATTTCTATGCTTGAAGTGCCAGTCGCCTGTGCGATTGAAGAGTTAAAGCAGAAACGAAATATCGCTGTGTTATGGATCGGCGCGATAATTACCGTAGTTTCAGGGTTGATCGTTTTCAATTTTGGCGCACTGTTTGGTTTAGTCATCGAAATAACAACGGTTTATGCACAGCCAATTTTAGGCATGTTATATGCGCTACTGGTTGGTTGGGTATGGCATAGAAACCAAGTTTTGGAAGAGCTTAAACAGGGTAACCCTGAAATTGAAAATAGCTGGTTCTGGAAAATTTGGCCAACTTACGTTCGTGTGGTTTGCCCACTGATGATGCTATTGGTTTTCTTTGCGTAA
- the cls gene encoding cardiolipin synthase, with amino-acid sequence MDKFYQLVALIGLILYWVLVAGVTIRVVMKRRPVSVSLAWLMIIYIIPVAGVFCYFLFGELNLGRKRAERAKQMFSPYEFWFNQLHDCQAHHPELLNDQMTQIHDLCSNRTGIPALSGNTLSLQTSPDDILHSIIEDIEQACISIRVEFYIWHPGGLADSVASALIRAAKRGVTVQVLLDSAGSHRFFKSHWSQMLRDAGVDVVQALAVSPFRVFLRRLDLRQHRKIIVIDDEIGYTGSMNLVDPAHFKQNAGVGQWIDVMVRVTGPTVNVLSAIHAWDWEVETGERILPMYPTCPVDKSSGLHPVQVVPSGPGMPENLIQQVLTLAINQAKESVRITTPYFVPSEDLLNTLKMTAQRGVKVELIIPHRNDSIMVKWASKAFYTELLNAGIEIYEFSGGLLHTKSVVIDQQYCLIGTVNLDMRSLWLNFEVTLAVDDTAFTQELYWLQQSYIESAHKIESATWSERGLIHRFFERAYFLFSPLL; translated from the coding sequence ATGGATAAATTCTACCAATTAGTTGCATTAATCGGCCTGATTCTCTACTGGGTGTTAGTTGCTGGTGTCACCATTCGTGTCGTAATGAAACGCCGCCCAGTCAGCGTGTCTTTAGCCTGGTTAATGATCATCTATATCATTCCTGTCGCTGGGGTATTTTGTTATTTCCTATTTGGCGAACTGAACCTCGGCAGAAAACGCGCCGAGCGAGCAAAACAAATGTTCAGTCCATACGAGTTTTGGTTTAATCAGTTGCATGATTGCCAAGCCCATCATCCCGAGTTATTGAATGACCAGATGACACAAATTCACGATTTGTGCTCCAACAGAACGGGAATCCCGGCATTAAGTGGTAACACGCTCTCACTACAGACATCACCCGACGACATTCTTCACTCCATCATTGAAGACATTGAACAAGCCTGTATCAGTATTCGGGTCGAGTTCTATATCTGGCACCCTGGAGGGTTAGCAGATTCAGTCGCGAGTGCGTTGATCCGAGCGGCAAAGCGCGGCGTAACAGTGCAAGTACTACTGGACTCTGCTGGTAGCCATCGCTTTTTCAAAAGCCATTGGAGCCAGATGCTACGTGATGCGGGGGTCGACGTTGTTCAGGCATTAGCCGTGTCTCCGTTTAGGGTATTCCTGCGTCGTCTTGACCTGAGACAACACAGAAAAATAATCGTTATTGATGACGAGATTGGCTACACCGGGTCAATGAACTTGGTCGACCCCGCTCATTTCAAACAAAATGCAGGGGTCGGACAGTGGATCGATGTCATGGTACGCGTAACAGGGCCAACCGTTAATGTGCTATCGGCTATCCATGCTTGGGATTGGGAAGTAGAAACCGGTGAACGTATATTGCCAATGTATCCAACCTGCCCTGTCGACAAAAGTTCAGGTCTACATCCTGTACAAGTTGTCCCTTCAGGCCCCGGTATGCCAGAGAACTTGATTCAACAGGTCCTTACGCTTGCTATTAATCAGGCCAAAGAATCTGTCCGTATTACTACTCCTTATTTCGTCCCAAGCGAAGATCTGCTCAATACCTTAAAAATGACGGCACAGCGTGGAGTTAAAGTAGAACTGATCATCCCTCATCGCAATGACTCGATTATGGTGAAGTGGGCCTCTAAAGCTTTCTACACAGAGCTATTGAACGCGGGAATTGAGATCTATGAGTTCAGCGGTGGTTTACTGCATACGAAATCAGTCGTTATTGACCAACAATACTGTTTGATAGGTACAGTTAACTTGGATATGCGAAGCCTTTGGCTCAATTTCGAAGTGACTCTTGCGGTTGATGATACGGCGTTCACACAAGAATTGTATTGGTTACAACAGTCCTATATAGAAAGCGCACATAAGATCGAATCCGCCACATGGTCTGAGCGTGGTCTGATCCACCGATTTTTTGAGCGCGCGTATTTCTTATTCAGCCCATTGCTTTAA
- a CDS encoding cystathionine beta-lyase, whose amino-acid sequence MSEKKQTKLVTAGRNKKWTHGVVNPPVQRASTVVFDTVAEKNKAAQERQSSTLFYGRRGTQTHFAFQDAMVQVEGGAGCALYPCGTAAIANAILSFVSTGDHILMVDTCYEPTRDYCNTILKKMGVETTYYDPMIGDGISDLIKPNTTVLFTESPGSITMEVQDIPTLARIAHQHDIVVMLDNTWAAGVLFSPFEFGVDISIQAATKYIVGHSDVMLGTAVANEKHWPQLREQSYLMGQCVSPDDAYLGLRGLRTLDVRLKQHQENSVKIANWLATRPEVDHVRHPALESCPGHDVYQRDFSGCNGLFSFVLKTSYPRATTALLDGMEHFSMGYSWGGYESLILANEPKSFNALRTVANPNFEGTLIRVHIGLEDTDDLIADLEAGLNRYTELVEEHANK is encoded by the coding sequence ATGAGCGAAAAAAAGCAAACTAAACTGGTCACTGCGGGCCGCAATAAGAAATGGACTCATGGTGTGGTTAACCCACCAGTACAGCGAGCTTCTACCGTTGTCTTTGACACCGTTGCCGAAAAAAATAAAGCCGCTCAAGAACGTCAAAGCTCGACGTTATTTTATGGCCGTCGCGGTACTCAAACCCACTTTGCTTTCCAAGATGCCATGGTGCAAGTTGAGGGCGGTGCTGGTTGTGCATTATACCCTTGTGGTACAGCAGCGATTGCAAATGCCATTCTGTCGTTCGTATCAACTGGAGACCATATTTTGATGGTCGACACCTGTTATGAACCAACCCGAGATTACTGCAACACCATTTTGAAGAAAATGGGCGTAGAAACCACGTACTACGATCCAATGATTGGCGACGGTATCTCCGACCTAATCAAGCCGAACACCACGGTACTGTTCACTGAATCTCCTGGCTCTATCACCATGGAAGTGCAAGACATCCCAACTCTTGCGCGTATTGCTCACCAACATGATATTGTCGTGATGCTCGATAATACTTGGGCTGCCGGTGTCTTGTTTTCTCCGTTTGAATTTGGTGTCGATATCTCCATTCAAGCCGCAACTAAGTACATCGTTGGTCATTCCGATGTCATGCTGGGGACTGCGGTTGCCAATGAAAAACACTGGCCCCAACTGCGTGAACAAAGCTATCTGATGGGGCAATGTGTCTCTCCTGATGACGCTTACTTAGGTCTACGTGGCTTAAGAACGCTAGATGTTCGCTTGAAACAACACCAAGAAAATAGTGTAAAAATTGCAAACTGGTTGGCGACTCGTCCTGAAGTCGATCACGTTCGTCACCCAGCACTTGAGAGTTGCCCTGGCCATGACGTTTACCAACGCGATTTTAGTGGGTGTAATGGCCTATTTTCGTTCGTATTAAAAACCAGCTACCCACGAGCAACCACTGCATTACTCGATGGTATGGAACACTTCAGCATGGGGTATTCTTGGGGCGGTTACGAGAGCTTAATCTTAGCTAACGAACCTAAAAGCTTTAACGCCCTTAGAACCGTTGCCAACCCAAACTTTGAAGGCACACTCATAAGAGTGCATATTGGACTTGAAGACACCGACGATCTCATCGCCGATTTAGAAGCTGGGCTCAACAGATACACTGAATTAGTAGAAGAACACGCCAACAAATAG
- the ltrA gene encoding group II intron reverse transcriptase/maturase: protein MRVYYSLYGHLLHKERLYKGFKKVWKAKGAAGIDRQSLSDYAQNLSDNLDQLLLELKTKRYTPQPVRRVEIPKDDGGVRLLGIPTVRDRVVQQALNDLLTPIFEEQFHPSSFGYRPNRSCHDAINKATMFIRRYGMQHVVDMDLSKCFDKLDHELILKSIKKRVTDSSVLELIKQFLKSGVMVDGEWQHTEIGSPQGGVISPLIANIYLDAFDQEMRKRGHRIVRYADDILIFCRSRKGAENAQVQATKVLEKQLKLTVNETKSHIAHSGEGVKFLGIEIGSHYSRIQPKKMSTFKGKLKRVTRRNGGKPLLEVIKQLNPLLRGFSQYFRIANANREFKKLAAWLRRRLRSVQLRLWKKPTRLHRRLRQLGYEGSFRYICMDSWRNAASPLASYSMPNQWFNDLGLVNLEHVRTGYVFSHYAEWKCA, encoded by the coding sequence TTGAGAGTTTACTACAGTTTATATGGTCACTTGCTCCACAAAGAGCGACTCTATAAAGGATTTAAAAAAGTGTGGAAAGCGAAAGGCGCGGCCGGAATAGATAGGCAGAGCCTAAGCGACTACGCCCAAAATCTGAGTGATAACCTAGATCAACTTCTTCTGGAACTCAAAACCAAGCGATACACCCCTCAACCCGTCAGACGGGTAGAAATACCGAAAGATGATGGTGGGGTGCGATTACTTGGGATCCCAACAGTACGGGATAGAGTTGTCCAACAAGCTCTAAATGATCTATTAACCCCAATCTTCGAAGAGCAGTTTCACCCATCCAGCTTTGGGTATAGACCGAATCGAAGTTGTCACGATGCTATAAACAAAGCGACGATGTTCATCCGTCGATACGGAATGCAACACGTCGTAGATATGGACTTATCGAAGTGCTTCGATAAGCTCGATCATGAGCTTATTCTAAAAAGCATTAAGAAACGAGTCACAGACAGTAGCGTACTGGAGCTCATCAAACAGTTCCTGAAAAGTGGCGTAATGGTTGATGGAGAGTGGCAGCATACCGAGATAGGTAGTCCGCAAGGTGGAGTAATAAGCCCACTGATAGCGAACATCTATCTGGATGCGTTTGATCAAGAGATGCGAAAGCGAGGACATCGAATAGTCCGTTATGCCGACGACATACTGATCTTCTGTCGCAGCCGTAAAGGTGCAGAAAATGCGCAAGTACAGGCAACGAAGGTCCTGGAAAAACAGCTCAAGTTAACGGTGAACGAAACCAAATCACACATAGCGCACAGCGGCGAAGGTGTGAAATTCCTTGGAATAGAAATCGGTAGCCATTATAGCCGTATTCAGCCAAAGAAAATGTCGACGTTCAAAGGAAAGTTGAAGCGAGTGACAAGACGCAATGGCGGTAAGCCATTGTTAGAAGTCATTAAACAACTGAATCCACTTCTGAGAGGGTTCAGCCAGTACTTTCGAATAGCGAATGCCAACAGGGAGTTTAAGAAACTGGCCGCGTGGTTAAGGCGAAGACTTCGCAGCGTCCAATTACGATTATGGAAAAAACCGACCCGACTCCACCGCAGGCTAAGACAGCTAGGTTACGAAGGGTCATTCAGGTATATCTGTATGGATAGTTGGAGAAATGCTGCGAGTCCATTAGCCAGTTACTCGATGCCAAATCAATGGTTTAACGACCTTGGATTAGTGAATCTTGAACACGTTAGGACAGGATATGTGTTCAGCCATTATGCTGAATGGAAATGTGCATGA
- a CDS encoding DNA-3-methyladenine glycosylase I encodes MTDQTCAWAVTHPLDRVYHDTEWGVPVYEDKDLFEFITLEGAQAGLSWLTILKKREGYRQAFEEYDIDKLALYDDERVPFIIEHFDVVKHKGKIASVFGNARAAQELQKEYGSFSKALWQFVDGEPIVNHWQDMSEVPASTERSKAMSVFLKKKGFKFVGETICYAFMQATGMVNDHLVGCPARKIEEFGK; translated from the coding sequence ATGACTGACCAAACTTGTGCATGGGCGGTGACTCACCCTTTGGATCGTGTTTATCATGATACAGAGTGGGGAGTACCCGTGTATGAAGATAAAGATCTATTTGAATTTATCACTCTAGAAGGTGCTCAAGCCGGGTTAAGTTGGCTGACCATTCTCAAAAAGCGTGAAGGATATCGACAGGCGTTCGAAGAATACGATATCGATAAGTTGGCTCTATACGATGATGAGCGCGTTCCATTTATAATTGAGCATTTTGATGTCGTGAAGCACAAAGGAAAAATTGCGTCTGTATTTGGCAACGCGAGAGCGGCTCAGGAACTTCAGAAAGAGTATGGTTCCTTCTCTAAAGCACTGTGGCAATTTGTTGATGGTGAGCCAATTGTGAATCATTGGCAAGACATGAGCGAAGTGCCCGCATCCACCGAGCGTTCAAAAGCAATGAGTGTGTTTTTGAAGAAAAAAGGCTTTAAGTTTGTCGGTGAAACCATTTGTTACGCTTTCATGCAAGCCACAGGCATGGTGAATGATCACCTTGTAGGCTGCCCGGCTCGAAAAATAGAAGAATTTGGCAAGTAG
- a CDS encoding efflux RND transporter periplasmic adaptor subunit encodes MRMNKYVLISSSLAFLLSACGQVVIEPREYTPNVKALTVGEDGNESGLYYPAIARAADRSMLSFRVPGEVSKLVVKEGTRVSKGDVIAELDTTDYRLKVENSQAKYNVADSQYKRSAKLVKQGYLAQSQFDELAAQRAMAKAELDLVKLRLSYTQLKSPIDGIISRVAVDQFENVQVGQPVVNVHRIDVVEVVVQVPDRIFVSQPKDMDFSKVAVNVRVSKGLEYSAHIKEFTTEPDPETATYNLTLVMPMPEESPILDGSAVEVAAKNNKAAISFNRGITVPLEAIFNQDGDTLDRSNKYVWVLNEDQTVTKTQIKTGKVSIDQVQVLEGLTAGQQVIIAGVARLRDGMSVELIEQEASL; translated from the coding sequence ATGAGGATGAATAAGTACGTGTTGATCAGTTCTTCATTGGCCTTCTTACTGTCGGCGTGTGGCCAAGTGGTGATTGAACCCCGAGAGTATACCCCAAATGTTAAAGCGTTAACGGTAGGAGAAGATGGCAACGAAAGCGGTTTGTACTATCCCGCTATTGCTAGAGCCGCCGACCGATCCATGCTTAGTTTCAGAGTTCCCGGAGAAGTCAGTAAGTTGGTTGTTAAAGAAGGAACTCGCGTTAGTAAAGGGGATGTCATTGCAGAGTTAGACACCACTGATTATCGATTGAAAGTAGAGAACTCGCAGGCCAAATATAATGTTGCTGACAGCCAATATAAGCGATCCGCTAAATTGGTTAAGCAAGGCTATTTGGCGCAATCTCAATTTGACGAGTTGGCGGCGCAACGTGCAATGGCCAAAGCGGAATTGGACTTGGTGAAACTACGCTTGTCTTATACCCAGTTGAAGTCGCCTATTGATGGCATTATTTCTCGGGTTGCGGTTGATCAATTTGAAAACGTACAAGTCGGGCAACCGGTGGTCAATGTTCACCGGATTGATGTGGTCGAAGTCGTGGTTCAAGTGCCAGACCGTATATTTGTTAGTCAGCCGAAGGACATGGATTTTTCTAAGGTCGCCGTTAACGTTCGGGTGAGTAAGGGGCTGGAATATAGTGCTCATATTAAAGAATTCACAACAGAACCAGACCCAGAAACAGCCACCTATAACTTAACGTTAGTGATGCCGATGCCTGAAGAGAGCCCCATTCTAGATGGTTCAGCGGTTGAAGTGGCAGCAAAAAACAATAAAGCGGCGATCAGTTTCAATAGAGGCATCACGGTGCCACTTGAGGCCATATTTAATCAAGATGGTGACACTTTAGATCGGAGCAACAAATATGTTTGGGTGCTCAATGAAGATCAAACGGTGACGAAAACTCAAATAAAAACAGGGAAAGTGTCTATTGACCAAGTTCAAGTATTAGAAGGACTAACAGCGGGTCAACAAGTCATAATTGCAGGCGTAGCAAGGTTGCGTGATGGGATGAGCGTAGAGTTAATAGAGCAGGAGGCTTCACTATGA
- a CDS encoding efflux RND transporter periplasmic adaptor subunit gives MRFKGCLLPLLALVLLGCEKELPPVPEPKSRPAKVFTVSLNDTNTVREFPAIAEAGDKAALAFRVQGQLMSLPVVAGKYVQKGDVLAQLNPDEYVQLMKQAKAQFLLADVQYKRYKQLRKDKVVSEQDFDKAVANHKSAQSNLDQAQANVDYTTLKAPYDGNISLINIENHEFVAAQQGVMNIQTSSVLKVVFLLPEYLLRRFGENEVVRAEMLFDTFPNQKFPIEFQEIDTEADAKTNSYKVTMVMERPQDVGLLPGMSGSVELEILQANASRLPAGAVEGEGSQTWVWRLNGDNVVEKTAVKLDEANHVLDGLSDGDRIVVAGGYPLEDGMVIREWVKERGL, from the coding sequence ATGAGATTTAAAGGCTGTTTATTACCTTTACTAGCCCTTGTGCTTTTGGGTTGTGAAAAAGAACTTCCCCCCGTACCAGAACCAAAATCACGGCCTGCTAAGGTGTTTACCGTTTCATTGAATGATACCAATACGGTACGTGAATTCCCCGCAATTGCCGAAGCCGGAGACAAAGCTGCGCTTGCTTTTAGAGTACAAGGCCAGTTGATGTCTTTACCCGTTGTTGCTGGAAAATATGTGCAAAAAGGCGACGTGCTGGCTCAACTGAATCCCGATGAATACGTGCAGTTAATGAAGCAAGCCAAAGCTCAGTTTTTACTCGCGGATGTTCAATACAAGCGCTACAAGCAATTGCGTAAAGACAAAGTGGTGTCAGAGCAAGATTTTGATAAAGCCGTCGCTAACCACAAGTCAGCACAATCTAACCTCGACCAAGCGCAAGCCAACGTGGATTACACCACTCTAAAAGCGCCTTACGACGGCAACATATCTCTCATCAATATTGAAAACCATGAATTCGTCGCGGCGCAACAAGGTGTAATGAATATTCAGACGAGCAGTGTATTGAAGGTGGTGTTTTTATTGCCCGAATATTTGCTACGTCGGTTTGGTGAAAACGAGGTCGTTCGGGCTGAAATGCTGTTTGATACCTTTCCGAATCAAAAATTTCCGATCGAATTTCAAGAAATAGACACTGAAGCTGATGCCAAAACCAATAGTTATAAAGTGACCATGGTGATGGAAAGGCCTCAAGACGTCGGTTTGTTACCCGGAATGTCGGGTAGTGTCGAACTTGAAATTCTACAGGCTAATGCCTCACGTTTACCCGCTGGAGCAGTCGAAGGAGAGGGCAGTCAAACGTGGGTATGGCGGCTTAATGGCGACAACGTTGTTGAAAAAACAGCGGTAAAACTGGATGAAGCGAATCACGTTCTTGATGGGCTAAGCGATGGGGATCGAATTGTTGTCGCGGGTGGTTACCCCTTAGAGGACGGAATGGTTATTCGAGAGTGGGTTAAGGAGAGAGGGCTATGA